From the Oncorhynchus keta strain PuntledgeMale-10-30-2019 unplaced genomic scaffold, Oket_V2 Un_contig_4759_pilon_pilon, whole genome shotgun sequence genome, the window tctctctctctctctctctctctctctctctctctctctctctctctctctctctctctctctctctctctctctctctctctctctctctctctctctctctctgtctctctctctctctctctctctctctctctctctctctctctctctctctctctctctctctctctctctctctcacacaacgtTGTGGGGAGTCACTTCATAACCACACCACTAGACCAGAGACATTCAAACATGAGCTTCAAAGGTGTGTAAAGGGTGTGAGAGTTTGTCAGTAAATACGCCTCATGTTGACCTCAACGCCAGTCCTATTCCAGAGAAAGTCTATTCTATGATTTTTTTGACTCAACCACAGAATTCTCTGAAAGTTCTGTGTGGTTATCACCTAATGACGGAAACTCAACCATAACCACaccactcacacacgcacacattgaAAAGAGCTTGAACTTGATTAAACCGCCTCTGTGAAGGAAAGGTCATGGGACGTATGAAACGGTCCCAGGTGGTCAGGGAGAAAGCATTGGAAATCCCCTATAGTGCGAAAGCCAGAGTTTGCAGTAAGAAGATGTGCATTTACCTAAACAAAATAAGTGTTGACCTTTTGGGGCTAGTCAGTGGTTCCATTGAGCTTACAGGGGGTCGCGGAAAGGCTAATACAGGCACAGCTTGTCAGGGAGAAAACATTGGAAATCACCTATAGTGGGAGATAAAGTTGGCGGAAGATGGGACCTTTTTACATGTACGTCAACAATGAACCTAATGACGTTGAATTCCGACGGGGGAAGCTGATGTAAGGACGTAAACCACGGCTCTTTAGGTCATGTTGGGGACGTTGCATAAACGATTCAAACAGAGGGGTCCCTTTTTCACGCCAAGGACCTGACTGATCTGCACACTCTGTCATGGGCACAGGGTAATCTAGGTTGACCTAGAACTAATTTGACCACATCCTCAATAATGTTAAGtagtctgtccacgagagattagGGACAGGTTAGCCAGCCTACAGACTTCTTACCATCAACAAATCCTTTGTTTTGTTTGCCATCCCTGAGAGATTTCCCTATACATTTCTGGTGATTTCTGACATGGCCATATTTCATTCATGTACCCGTATAGTAAATAGTACAATAATACAAGAATCATTACCTGTTACTTGATTGTATATTTTACCCAGCATTGCTTTCTGGTAAGTACGTCTTGGACAAGTGAGGCTTGTTCCCGTGTCAGAACAGCCCATACAGCAGGAGCCTACcgcctgtttctgtagcatgagaCAGCcggatgtacaagtacaccctctAAACAGGATGCTTGCTTTCTGGTGCTTACCTACAAATCCCCCCTGTGACCGTCTGAATGTGGACGTTTAATATTGAATGTGCCCTGATCAGCAGTAAAGCATCTGTGGCCACAGGGAAGAGCCAGACTACCAAAGCCTACCTCTCCATTGTCTCCCACTCTGAACAAAACCAGCCAGGGCCTCTCCCCGCCATGTGGATGAGACCGGGctgaagagagagcagagaggggcagCGCCTGGCTGGATGTAAGGTTGGTGTGTTTATTAGTGTTTGGCGTTGTGGTTATATTTTGGCTAGAAAGTAGTTTGGTTGAAGAGAGAGGCTGGGCAGTGGCTTGCAAGCTGTTAGGTCAGTGTGTTTATCAGTGTTTAGATTCGCGACTAATTATTTTGGATAGAAGGGTTGCTGATTGTtggactgttggagctaggaacacaagcattttgttacacctgcaataacttttaaaaatgattttgtattattttatttcacctttatttaaccaggtaaagtagttgagaacaagttctcatttacaactgcgacctggccaagatgaagcaaagcagtgcgacacaaacaacaacacagagttacacatggaataaacaagcgtacagtcaataacacaatagaaaaaaagatagtctatatacagtgtgtgcaaatggcgtgaggaggtaaggtaataaataggccgtagtagcaaagtaattacaatttagcggATTAATACTGGaatgatagatgagcagatgatgatgagcagatgatggtgcgtaagtagtgatactggtgtgcaaaagagccacgaagtaaataaaaacaatatgggggatgaggtaggtagattgggtgggcaatttacagatggactatgtacagctgcagcgatcggttatctgctcagatagctgatgcttaaatttagtgagggaaatgtaagtctccagcttcagagatttttgcaattcgttccagtcactggcagcagagaactggaaggaaaggcagccaaaggaagtgtcAGCTTTGGGgacgaccagtgagatatacctgctggagcgcgtgctacgggtgggtgttgttatcgtgaccagtgaactgagataaggcggagctttacctagcatagacttatagatgacctggagccagtgggtttggcgacgaatatgtagcgagggccagccgactagagcatacaggtcgcagtggtgggtggtataaggggctttggtgacaaaacggatggcactgtgatagactgcatccagtttgctgagtagagtattggaagctattttgtaaatgacatcgccgaagtcgaggatcggtcggaaagtcagttttacgaggatctgtgaccaatacattttgatttgatttgactgttaATGTGATACAATTTCTCTGGCTAGACGTTGCTGTTTGGCTAGCGGTCAGTCAGTGGCCCTATTTTGGTGGTTTGTTTGGAGTGCTGATGTTTTATGGGCATCGTTGTGATACAGTTAGACGATGATGACTGAAGAGGAGACTACTTCCTGTGATGTCATCATGACAGCTGTCAAAGAAGTGAGTGTTTGGCCCGATACCAGAACTATGTTTGTCATACGCCATCATCTGTGGCAAATCTTTAATGCACCACCCAATGCTCTTAATTATATAGCctcaaaaaaacattttgatGTTACTCTATCTGTTGATTTTACAGGACTCACATGAGAGGATCATGTCCAGACAAGACCAAGAGGAAAAGCTCACTATTACAGACTGGTACAGTATGGTGAGTGTGTGAGAATgtttccctatataatgcattacCCCAAAactagtccactatatagggtatagggtctCATTTCAAATGCAGAAAGTTGGAAAAGTGAGGACTGAATGTTATTGTTAAACCATGTGTATGTCACTCCTGAGCGGACTCTACTGTTTGAATGAGAAATTAGTTTCTATGCATCCCCTCCAGTGTGTGACTCTCCAGCAGCAGGAGCTGAGGCTGTCTGAGGGCTCTTGTAGGCCTCCAGGCCAAGCCCAGTCCTTCCTGGCCCAGCAGAGGCAGTCCACCCAGGCCAGGAGCAGGAGAGGCATGGGGCTCTCTCCCAAGCTACAGCCCagataggagggagagatggagggagaggtccCTCTGTTGAGGGTGGTGGGATTGACACTGGATGGACAAGGAACGTTGGAAGAGGATGTTGATGGGATTTTTGtggctgtttaaaaaaatattggaTGTTAAAAAAACTATTTTATGTAACATTGGCGCCACCTGCTGGTCGAATGGTATTGGTGTTCGTTTTTTGTCCATCTCAGTTTGAATCTAAAAGTTAAAGGAATAGATAGGACAGTAAAGGACCATCACTATTACAATGTGTTGCCAATGGATTTTTGTGCTTTGAATAAAATATCAACATGACTTACAGTATAGCGCTCATTTTCTCCAGATTTAATTTGACTGTATTGTCTCACATATCTGCTGTCATCCCAAACTATTGTGTCTCATAGCAACAGAAATGGAACTATGGCAAGAACGATTGGTCTTTTCTTTTTATTTACCTCGTTATAATTCATAACAATGTAACAAGGTGAAAAATCATTCATCTAAAGTAAATGTACAGTGTAAGATTGGTAAACACAGTGAAAGCTGCAGCTCAACCTTGCAGCATCTGGGTGGATTGATTAGTAGGATGAACTTCATGCAGATGATCTATAGACCAGTGATTTCTCATGAACATACTACAGTGACATATGACCTAGCTTTTCAGTGTAATGTGTTGGTCCCAGTTGGACAGAAGTGTGTATGTTCTCCCTTACTCATAGTCCGGttctgaaatggcatcctattccctaagtagtgcattCATTTTGGCTAGAACAGGGTGCAGTTTGTAGTTTCAGAGCCGATGGGGACTCTGACCCCATGCTGACGCTCCTATGACGCTGTGGGGCGCTGTAGGATGGCACGGTGAGGAAAGACATCTTGGCTCCACCAATGGGCGGCTTGGGAATGGCGGGGATCACTGTGCTCTGCTCTGTGATTGGTTCAGAGATGAAAAGGTCTTGGGTGGAGCAGGCTGTTGAACGGGGGTGGATGATTCTGGGGGCTAGGGGGCTGGAGGGGGTAGTCGAGGCTGGTCTGGGTGTCTTATCCTGGGGTTGTCTGATGGATGTTTGGCCTCGGTCTCTGGAAGGCTGGAGGGGTGATGGGAGCAGTGGCATGCGGCTTTGAATATCTCCTGTCACCTCAGTGTTCCCTTCCTCCatcttctctttctctgcccccttCTGGGTGTTCCcctcatcctcttcttcttcctcttcttcttccatAATCTCTTCCTGGCTTTGAAGGGCATCCCCACATCTCTCCACCCCAACCCCAAACTCTACCTCCATGAGGGGTGTCCTAGCATTAAACACCCCTCCACAACTACATATGGTACTCTGAGTATCCTGAGCCAAAACAGACGGCAGTGAGCCCCCAGACGGCCCCAAAGTCTTCCCACCTTCATCATCCTCGTCCTCACCCTCTTCATCGCTGAACGAGGGCGGGTACATCCCGGAGCGACGGCGGAACCTTTGGAGCTGGGCGGAGGTGCGGCGCAGCCCCTCCAATGAGTCCCGTGGGGGACGGGGCAGTGAAGAGGAGCCGGTTGAACAGGGCCATGTTGGGGTGGTGACCCCCACGCTGAGACTCCACGTTCTCAGTGATATCCGCCAGGGGAGCGAAGTGCATCTCCTCTTTGGGAATCCTGGAGGGGACAGACTCAATTCAAATCACTACAACTTGAATAATGCCCTTAGGGCCATACATAAGTGTTAGCAAGGTTAGAAACATACAACTAATCATCTTTGGACATGTAAGACACACATACTGAATATCCTTGCTTGCAACGAGGTGAACACATATTTGAGGTGTATTGTAGAAATGTATTGCACTTGCCCCAAAagtagaataaaataaaataaaatagaatagagacttaCGCCATGTCGAAGGTGGAGCCCTGGAAGGAGGGTTTGCGCAGCCTGAATAGAGTTGCTGCAGTGTAGGGAGGACGAGGGTTAGAGTCGTTCCAATATCGGTCTCTTTCCATGATGGGAAGATCCCCATACATCTCATCGACTGCCATCATGGAGACCTGAGGAAACACACACTCAACCTCTTCAGTTTCAGATGAGGGAAGTTCCAAGAAACTCTTCTGTTGAAGTTTCCTTTCACCCCaccatttttttctctcactttgAGTGTTTCAAAAGTACTTATCCCACTCATGTACAAGTGTAGGCTCGGCCCTAATTTATGTTCTCTCTGTCACCTGGAGCTGCATAGCAAATGGCCAGTAACACAAGGAAAGCACAAAGGACAATGCTACAGGACTAGACAGCCCTTCCCCTCTGAGGGGCCAAAAtgtatatctctgttacagtatccagaggactgactactATAAAATAAAGCTATAGTATCCATGTCTGGTATCTATCTGAAACGTGTACCTTAAAGACGACTCGGAAGCTATCTATATGTatgtatattgaacaaaaatataaatgcaacatgtaaagtgttggccccatgtttaatgagctgaaattacattttaaaaatgcaCCGAAAGCTTACTTATTTTTGTTTTGTCAgatccctgtttgtgagcatttaaCCTTttacaagataatccatccacctgacatggagtgtggcatatcaagaagctgattaaacagcaggatcattacacaggtgcaccttgtgctgaccactctaaaatgtgcagttctgtcacacaacacaatgccagagatgtctcaagttttgagggagatgcaattggcatgctgactgcaggaatgtccaccagagctgttgccagagaatttaatgatAATTTCTCTACAATAAGTAGACTCCAAAGTCGtttaagagaatttggcagtacgtccaaccagccacaaaccgtagatcacctgtaaccacgtcagcccaggacctccacatccggctttttcacctgtgggattgtctgagaccagccaccaggacagctgatgaaactgtgggtttgcaccacaggaggttggtggcatcttaattggggaggacgggctcgtggtaatggctggagcggaatgggtggattggtatcaaacacatcaaacaggGTTTCCATGTGCttcatgccattccatttgccccattccagccattaaattgaattgaagaggagtgggacaacattccacaggccacaatcaatcaacagcctgatcaactctatgagaaggcgatgtgtcgtgctgcatgaggtaaatggtgatcacaccagatactgactggctttctgatccacacccctacctttttgttaaggtatctgtgaccaacagatgcatatctgtattccagtcatgtgaaatccatagattaggtcctaatgaatttatttcaattgacagatttccttatatgaactgtaactcagtaaaatctttaaaattgttgcatgttgcgttcatatttttgttcagtggatgatctctgtggtaacttgtataaAGTAGTGAATTCTCCTTAGCAGGAGGGTGAATTCTAAATTactctgtgcaaaggtgttttaTGGTCCTCTCAGgaatactttgaagtactacttaagtagttttgggtGTATCTGTACTTTctttactatttctatttttgactaattttacttttacttcactacattcctaaagaaaagtatatactttttactccatacattttccctgactccCAAAAGTAGTGAATGCtccttagcaggacaggaaaatggtacaattcacacacttatcaagagaacatccctggtcatctctactgccatCTGGTGGACTTACTAAACACACacgcttcgtttgtaaattatgtctgagtgtagGAGTGGGCCACCAtaaattaaaaaacaaacaagaaaatggtgctgtctggtttgcttaaggtaaggaatttaaaatgatttatacttttatacttttactcaagtagtattttactgggtgactctcacttttacttgagtcattctctctgaaggtatctttacttttacacaAGTATGACAATCGGGTACTTTTTACACCACAGGATCTTTATGCCTAGACTAATGCTTTGTTAATGTCAGTATTGCCTTGTAGCTTAATCTTTATGCCTAGACTAATGCTTTGTTAATGTCAGTATTGCCTTGTAGCTTAATCTTTATGCCTAGACTAATGCTTTGTTAATGTCAGTATTGCCTTGTAGCTTAATCTTTATGCCTAGACTAATGCTTTGTTAATGTCAGTATTGCCTTGTAGCTTAATCTTTATGTCTTATATGTGAAACCATTCATTTTACAAAGTTATTAAATTATACTTGTTTTGATATTTGATTTTATGACCATTCCTTGATCTTAGTCCACTAAACATACAATAATTGATAGCACATGGTTTAACCATGGTCTTACATATTGCAATCTATATTATGGAGCCATTTAATTAATTTAATGGGCTAATTGCTTCGTCTTATTACGGGTTGCATGTGGTATATTTATAATATCACATATATGAAGTATTACCCCACTACATATACATGCATATATTACATCTAAGATAACAATGGGGGGTTGTGAGAAGGATAGCAGTACATGTGATTCAATATAAACCTGGAAGTTCCTGTCTATCAGCCAGTTGGTCTCAAAGTCATCATCGTCCTCTCCAAATGGGTTTATCAACTGCTCTGCTACCTGAAAATCATACAAAAAAATTGGTCATATTCATTGGGGCACACAAGGgaaatgttttaaaacattttgcaacggaaataaataaaaatatgtttgtttttggtagcctctccctgtttcagtctggttttcttccatttgctacctagagaacacaacaatgaaCTTCCACTGACCTTGAGCCAGCCAGCATAGAAGAAGAACTGTAGCAGAGTGAAGATGGGGACGTACAGGTCCAGGTCATGACCCAGGTAGCCCTGTGTGGGGTCCAGGAACTGACGTCCTATCAGACACACGAAGAAAAAACTGTACACGGCCAGAGTCACCACCTATAAGGGATGGTGGAGACGAGAACATAGGACACCGAATGAGTGATGCCGACAGAGAAAATTCTACCATGACTGCACATACAATCAcctgcatatacacacacacacacacaacacacacacacacacacacacacacacacacacacacacacacacacacacacacacacacacacacacacacacacacacacacacacacacacacacacacacacacacacacacacacacacctgagtgtAGACCAGGGGAACACTGATCATGTCGTAATGGAAAAGCATACTGCAGTTCCCTCTGAAATGATTGAGTTCCTGCCGACATAAACAGACAAGCACACAAATGTAAGTTATTATTTTTGTTGAATGTGTTGTTTTTGTGTAAGGTTCAGTCAGTATGTAAGTCGGGTGCAGCTTATTCATGTCATATAACTATTGACATAATGTGGTTTATCACTATGTCGCTTTatgtgtgttgtagtgtagacTACCTCCAGCACTAGTTTGAGGGTGCTGTCGTCCTTAATCCTGCCCTCACAGCGGGCCAGGGCGGCCAGGTTAGTGAACCACACACAGGGAATCCAGTACTTGTTATAGGGGGATTTGAGGCTCTCAAACTTCTTCCGCTCCTCCCTGGTCATGAACCCTGAGGAGAGGGGAGTGTATCTGTCACAGGTGGGGTCGGGACCCCCATGTACTGCTTTGAAACCCAATGTCTTAATTAGGCCAAGAGGAAATTGGACCGAGGGTGACACTGATTAAAGTTGCAGGCAGGGCTACCTCATCACCAGAGCGTGAGTCCGACTCACCTCCACTAGACCGCTACATAAACTATAGGTATGTGTTTGGAAGACACAGGATGTGGGACAAAACTGCAAGTGGTATGGTGTATCCAGATGcacactgtaggctactttcTTGTGTTTGAATTCTGAAAAGTGCAATTTTTCCTTGAAGGCAAAATCTGGAAAGTGCAATTTCTCCTCAAAGGCAGTCTCTTAGTTGCATCTGAATGACACATTTACCTGCTTCCACGACGTGGTCCATGGTCGGGAAGCGTTTGAACACCGCGGTGCTGACCGAGCGCAAAATCAGTAACGCGGACAGACTTGCATAGCGCATCATGGTGCGTCGCAGCAGCCGCCCGCGCTCGTCCACACCCTGCAGGCCGCCGGAGAGCACGCACATCAGGCGGTCAGGTAATGGAATGCGGGTGTACTGATTCCACCAGCGGTTCACCACCAGTGTCACGTAAAAACCTGGAAAACAGCAGCAAATGGTTCTGTAATTAATGGTGGTATTTTCTTATAGAATAGAAGAATATTAGAATAGAAGAATATTCTAATATAATCTGTGTTATTGATTAAGTAATATTGCCCACCTAGCACAAAAGACATGGGGATGAGACTGGCATAGTGGTTGCAGTAAATTGCCAGTTTTTCAAAATACCTCTTCTGGTCATCAAAGAGGAAGAATCTTAAGAGGTAAAAGTTACATAATAATGTGCACCAATTAAAACAAATTGAAATCATCAAATAGTAATGGAAAGTTCAAATAATGATGTAAACTTGGTAGCCAAAGGCTCTCATACCTGTAAGTGACACTGATGGCAGTGTACATGGCGAAGAAAGCAAGGAACTCCTTCCATAAGACCTTGTAGATGCTTCCCCTCCAGGCCAGGAGCAGTTTGGAGAACCCGCAGAAGCGCGCATTGGCAACTTGCGCGGTGTAGGTGACCGTCATGATGTCATCTATCAGTTATTCTATcatatattaaaaaataaatactatATCTCGGAAAACATATATTGTGTTAGTTTTGTTTCTATTAATCAAGGGAAATGGAAAGAAAACCCATGTTTAACCCTCCACAAATCATACCTATACAGTTTTGTTTATGTAACAGGTGTAAAATATACTTTATTTTTCACCGAAAATCCCTcatatttatttttcatttatgGTTATTTTCAGATGTATTACAATACTTTCAAAAGTGAACTATTGTATTGTATTTCTTTTCTaaattgtgttgatgttgtgatGTCATCTACGAGAACCATGCTTTTACGCCTCAGTTTGGTCaattggatgttgccacacacatacctagttgttaacaaaattaaggaagtttcctttaaaattattcataaatattagcctgccaaccactatatgaagaagtttaaggaaaacatcaactcaaattgctccttttgtaatgaccacccagaaacagttgtgcatcttttttgtatttttgtatttttgtattgtatttgtattgccACAGTtttcatgtaagaaaactgtggcaagacatcagtaggtttataattgaacacatttatgaagattttacactattgtggagagatgtactgtttggattctttacatacaatagaaataagcggaatcatttttatgtaataatttcattattcttttggccaaatttcatatacacaaatgtaaatttacaaacacaaacaggaaaccacattttcgtaccctacaaaaagaaattgaactgtattttaagacggttaaatgctctactaacaaaaaagctgttagaattgtaagtatatgcatgtcccttaaggtccttgtgtaattgtaatgtgatattgtaccccccagctcgattgtccattgtttgtaatctatgtatgcttgtgttccctcatgtgctttatgtattgatttgttgttaataaaaaattaaaaaatgaataaaaaataaataaataaataaataaataaataaaaaagcctCAGTTTGGTCAAAGCGTGATGAGGAGAGGTATGTGTTTATGTTTATTATGAATGCACAATGTTAGCAAGTGTTCACAAATGCACACAAAAAAACAAGCAAAAATGATATCATAATTGATTAAGTGTTGTAGTACTACTGTTAGTATGAATATATATTAGCGTGAATGGGGATAATTTTCGAAAGCAACTTTAATTAAAAATGTGCAAGGTTACCGTTAGCTTTGGGTGCGGGAGAGGCTCTCTTTCAGGTACAGACAGCGTGAGTTTTCTGACGATTTTCTCACGGGAATTCTGCACTGTCTTTTGTCAGGCAAATATACTTATGTAGGACAGTCCAGACGGCAGCATTAACGTTTGCCTTGCATTTGTATCCATTCCATGCAGGTATGTTGTGATATGTGACgtttttgtatttaatttagCTATCGTTCATTTTGATACCTGCCCGGTCATGTCAGGAATGGCGTTGTTGCCTCATTAGTATGCCTCGGATATAGTGGTGCAATAGTACACTCAAATAAATATTTAGCACTTATTAGAAAATTAGTAGTGTATTGGTGTACAATGTTTATAAAATTAAATTGGAGTATTTTGAAAATATTAACATGTACATTTTGTACAATGCATTTTTGGGGTTTTTGCGAGTTTGTTCAAAGCGTGACGAGGAGAGGCAAATATACTTATTATGTATGAGAGTCCAGACGACAGCATACAGCATTACGCAGACAACTGCAGAATTGTGTCCAGAGCTTTCCCTTCCCATTCACCAACACCTCACCAGAACACAATACATTTAGACTTTGCGTAAAAGTCCATGAAAACACCTAGTTCGATGGACAAATTTAGGACAGATATGAAACAAATGGCATTACGTCTAGTCTACGTGCAGTGAGTGGATCTTTGGGGTGGTTGCAGGTTCAGGTTAATCAACAATCTCCGCGCTTAGCATTATTGCTGCGCACGATCAAAGCCCTTACATATTACATAGCCTAATCCAGCTGTACAACTTTAATATTCTCTACTAACCATTCTCCGTCCATCGTTGGTAACCCATTCAGCCGATACATCATACAGTAAAAGAAGGCAGCAGTAGAGGGTAATCCTTGGATGCTGGAGCCTCAGCAGTGCGTTCAGTGGTTCGAGCGCCCCGGGGCAAATCCCGAAAATTGGAGGGAGACGGAGCTCGTTAGTACATGCCCCCTACTGGGAGAGCGAGCTTTTCTGCACAGTGGATTTTAAATCGGTGATGGACCACAAGCGACAGCCTGCCGAGAGCTACACAATGTCAAAAACGCAAGTGGGtaaaaatgagaagaaaaaaaagtattGGAAAATAGGAAATAGTCATAGACTGCcactgattaaaaaaaaatactaaaccATGTATAACAGTATGGTAATATTTATTACATTGTGCATATATTAGAAAAAGTTTATGGTGCATTATATTTTTTGAATGAGGCAAGTGTTTTTTTCCAGTCCATTGACAAATTTGAATTAATTCTACAAAACACTGTCAGCTCAACAGGAGGCTTGTTGTTTGCAGGTTCTGAGCGTAGAAGTCACCCACAAAGTCAGGACCTGTCAAGACGAATCTGTTGTTCAACAAGGCATGTTGTACCGCAGACCATCCATGCGTGTCCCGGCTGCGTCTTGGGGTCGCCTGCATCCAATAGTCTACTAAGGGCCTACTTGTGACCCAATCACAAAGTCTATATTGTAGTTCGTAACATTATTTGGTTATGAAAGCTGTGTTAATAAATAACAACACGTAACCAACAATCTCCCTGCGAATTAgacatgtttgttttttatttagTAAGTTTAACAATTgcctgggggggggggtggtatgCATAACTT encodes:
- the best2 gene encoding bestrophin-2; this encodes MTVTYTAQVANARFCGFSKLLLAWRGSIYKVLWKEFLAFFAMYTAISVTYRFFLFDDQKRYFEKLAIYCNHYASLIPMSFVLGFYVTLVVNRWWNQYTRIPLPDRLMCVLSGGLQGVDERGRLLRRTMMRYASLSALLILRSVSTAVFKRFPTMDHVVEAGFMTREERKKFESLKSPYNKYWIPCVWFTNLAALARCEGRIKDDSTLKLVLEELNHFRGNCSMLFHYDMISVPLVYTQVVTLAVYSFFFVCLIGRQFLDPTQGYLGHDLDLYVPIFTLLQFFFYAGWLKVAEQLINPFGEDDDDFETNWLIDRNFQVSMMAVDEMYGDLPIMERDRYWNDSNPRPPYTAATLFRLRKPSFQGSTFDMAIPKEEMHFAPLADITENVESQRGGHHPNMALFNRLLFTAPSPTGLIGGAAPHLRPAPKVPPSLRDVPALVQR
- the LOC118373596 gene encoding protein Hook homolog 2-like → MMTEEETTSCDVIMTAVKEDSHERIMSRQDQEEKLTITDWYSMCVTLQQQELRLSEGSCRPPGQAQSFLAQQRQSTQARSRRGMGLSPKLQPR